A genomic stretch from Dyella sp. M7H15-1 includes:
- a CDS encoding GNAT family N-acetyltransferase has product MHDICLASKRLSMRPFCADDADAAFSCITPSLTRFMSWDPPASREDFDRVWQSWLPSMQDGIEFVFAIRQRRDGYFLGLAGLHNVRSASPELGIWIRENRHHEGFGREAVTLVLKWVSRNFHANKFIYPVAEENTSSRRIAESLGGVVVEKRETPKYPTVVYQIPAQNKKPQR; this is encoded by the coding sequence ATGCACGACATCTGTTTGGCATCGAAGCGGCTTTCGATGAGGCCGTTTTGTGCCGACGATGCGGATGCAGCGTTTTCCTGCATCACACCTTCCCTAACCCGTTTTATGTCCTGGGACCCGCCCGCAAGCCGCGAAGACTTCGACCGTGTCTGGCAGTCCTGGCTACCTTCGATGCAAGACGGTATAGAGTTTGTGTTTGCCATTCGCCAACGCCGCGATGGATATTTCCTCGGCTTGGCTGGACTACACAATGTACGGAGCGCAAGCCCGGAATTAGGCATCTGGATCCGGGAAAATCGCCATCATGAAGGTTTTGGTCGCGAAGCAGTGACGCTGGTCTTAAAATGGGTAAGTCGAAACTTTCATGCGAACAAATTCATCTATCCGGTTGCCGAGGAAAATACCTCAAGCCGACGCATCGCCGAATCACTAGGCGGTGTAGTCGTGGAAAAGCGAGAAACACCTAAATACCCAACTGTCGTTTACCAGATACCCGCCCAAAACAAAAAGCCCCAGCGATGA
- a CDS encoding cation diffusion facilitator family transporter → MNHAHSHANDHRHDHSYAAGADGRERKLLIAVVLTAGMMLVEVAGGWWSGSLALLADAGHMLVDCGALVLALFAVRMALRPADAQRTYGYGRMEVLAGFVNALTQFVLVGFIAYEAIERLFKPVAILSGVMFGVATMGLLVNLIVLRSLHGHAQDDVNIGAASLHVLGDLLGSVGAIVASLLVRWMGWNWADPLLSLLVSLLILRSAWSLLRRSTHILLEGVPEGMDTGEVETALRESDASIRDVHHLHVWQLASGSRMATLHLELHERGDGAQALAAVNRTLLERFGIRHATVQIDPGDCPDGSPGCSAQHQPSHPHH, encoded by the coding sequence ATGAATCACGCGCATAGCCATGCCAACGACCACCGCCATGATCACTCCTATGCAGCGGGAGCGGATGGTCGTGAACGCAAACTGCTGATCGCCGTGGTACTGACGGCCGGCATGATGCTCGTGGAAGTGGCCGGCGGCTGGTGGTCTGGCTCGCTAGCTTTGCTGGCGGATGCCGGCCATATGTTGGTCGATTGCGGTGCACTGGTGCTCGCCTTGTTTGCGGTACGCATGGCGCTTCGTCCAGCCGATGCGCAGCGCACGTACGGTTATGGCCGCATGGAAGTATTGGCTGGTTTCGTCAACGCGCTGACCCAGTTCGTGTTGGTGGGGTTTATCGCTTACGAGGCGATCGAGCGCTTGTTCAAGCCGGTGGCGATTCTTTCTGGCGTGATGTTCGGTGTAGCGACGATGGGTCTGCTGGTCAACCTGATCGTACTGCGCAGCCTGCATGGCCATGCGCAGGACGACGTGAACATCGGCGCGGCCAGTCTGCACGTGCTGGGTGATCTGCTTGGCTCGGTGGGTGCCATTGTCGCCTCGTTGTTGGTGCGCTGGATGGGCTGGAATTGGGCCGATCCGCTGCTCTCGCTGCTGGTGTCGCTGCTCATCTTGCGCAGTGCGTGGAGCCTGCTGCGCCGCTCGACGCATATCCTGCTCGAAGGCGTTCCCGAAGGTATGGACACCGGGGAAGTTGAAACCGCCTTGCGCGAGTCCGATGCGTCGATCCGCGACGTGCACCACCTGCATGTGTGGCAGCTCGCTTCCGGCTCACGCATGGCGACCCTGCATCTGGAACTGCATGAACGGGGCGACGGCGCGCAGGCCCTGGCCGCGGTGAACCGAACCCTGCTGGAGCGCTTCGGCATCCGGCACGCTACCGTTCAGATTGATCCGGGTGACTGCCCGGATGGCAGCCCCGGCTGCAGTGCCCAGCACCAGCCATCGCACCCTCATCACTGA
- the hutI gene encoding imidazolonepropionase — protein MNWDLLLTQASLATFVGEASYGLITDAAIACQDGKIVWIGAMQDLPAASAATAREVHNLDGALVTPGLIDCHTHLVFGGDRAQEFDLRLNGASYEDIARAGGGIVSTVRATRNASEDELLAQSLPRARALLADGVTTLEIKSGYGLELDTERRMLRVARRIGETLGVHVQTSFLGLHALPPEYKDRRDDYVSLVCNELLPALADEGLVDTVDAFCEGIGFSRVETQRVFEHAQQLGLRVKLHAEQLSDLDGAALVAQFDGLSADHLEYVSDAGIQAMARAGTVAVLLPGAFYALRETKLPPVDALRSHRVPMAIATDCNPGTSPLLSLRLAANMACTLFRLTPEEALRGMTVNAARALGLPDHGTLAVGQRADLVAWHVKQPAELCYWMGGGLVRQVWLSKLKT, from the coding sequence ATGAACTGGGATCTTTTGCTGACGCAGGCCTCGCTGGCCACCTTCGTGGGCGAGGCAAGTTACGGACTGATCACCGACGCCGCCATCGCCTGCCAGGATGGAAAAATCGTCTGGATCGGCGCGATGCAGGATCTGCCTGCGGCTTCGGCGGCCACCGCCCGGGAAGTGCACAACCTGGATGGCGCACTCGTTACGCCGGGCTTGATCGATTGCCATACCCATCTGGTATTCGGCGGTGACCGCGCGCAGGAATTCGATCTGCGCCTCAACGGCGCCAGTTACGAAGACATCGCCCGTGCCGGCGGCGGCATCGTCTCGACGGTACGTGCCACGCGCAACGCCAGCGAGGATGAATTGCTTGCGCAATCCCTGCCGCGCGCACGCGCGTTGCTGGCCGATGGCGTCACCACACTGGAAATCAAATCCGGCTACGGCCTGGAGCTGGATACCGAACGCCGCATGTTGCGCGTAGCACGACGTATCGGCGAAACGCTGGGCGTGCACGTGCAGACCAGCTTCCTCGGTTTGCATGCGTTGCCGCCGGAATACAAGGATCGCCGCGACGATTACGTAAGCCTGGTCTGCAACGAACTGCTGCCTGCATTGGCCGATGAAGGGCTGGTCGATACGGTGGACGCGTTCTGCGAAGGCATCGGTTTTAGCCGTGTGGAAACACAGCGCGTGTTCGAGCATGCGCAGCAGTTGGGCTTGCGCGTGAAGTTGCACGCGGAACAGTTGTCCGATCTGGACGGTGCCGCGCTGGTGGCACAGTTCGATGGCCTTTCGGCGGATCACCTTGAATACGTGAGCGATGCGGGTATTCAGGCGATGGCGCGCGCCGGGACGGTAGCCGTACTGTTACCCGGCGCCTTTTATGCGCTGCGCGAAACCAAACTGCCACCCGTCGATGCGCTACGTTCACACAGGGTGCCGATGGCCATCGCTACCGATTGCAATCCTGGTACCTCTCCACTGCTCTCGCTGCGACTGGCTGCGAACATGGCGTGCACTCTGTTCCGACTAACGCCAGAGGAAGCACTGCGTGGCATGACAGTGAATGCAGCACGTGCGCTGGGTTTGCCAGATCACGGAACCCTGGCTGTTGGCCAGCGAGCTGACCTGGTGGCGTGGCATGTGAAGCAGCCAGCGGAATTGTGTTATTGGATGGGCGGCGGACTCGTACGGCAAGTCTGGCTATCCAAGTTGAAAACATAG
- a CDS encoding 30S ribosomal protein THX: MGKGDRKTRRGKTYRGSYGNTRVHSVQPAVVGAKATVTKPAAAVKKAAAPKKKPA, encoded by the coding sequence ATGGGTAAGGGCGATCGCAAGACCCGTCGCGGCAAGACCTACCGCGGCAGCTACGGCAACACGCGCGTGCACTCTGTACAGCCTGCGGTGGTTGGCGCCAAGGCGACCGTGACCAAGCCGGCAGCCGCCGTGAAGAAGGCCGCCGCACCGAAGAAGAAACCGGCCTGA